The Pseudonocardia sp. HH130630-07 DNA window TCGGTCATCCTGGTCTACGCGGTCATCGGCTTCTTCCTGTTCTTCGTCATGCGCGCGATGGGCGAGCTGCTCCTGTCCGACCTGCGGTACAAGTCCTTCCGGGACGCCGCCGGTGACCTGCTCGGGCCGTGGGCCGGGTTCTTCACCGGCTGGACCTACTGGTTCTGCTGGGTGGTCACCGGTATCGCCGACGTCGTGGCGATCGCCGGCTACATCACGTTCTGGTGGCCCGACGTGCCACTGTGGATCCCGGCGATCGTGTTCATCACCGTGCTCGTCGGGCTGAACCTGCCGACGGTCAAGGCGTTCGGCGAGACCGAGTTCTGGTTCGCGCTGATCAAGATCATCGCGATCGTCTCGCTGATCGTCGTCGGTATCGCCATGATCATCGACCTGGTGCCGGGCGCGGGCAGCGCGTCGTTCGCGAACCTCTACAACGACGGCGGCTTCTTCCCGACCGGCCCGATGGGCTTCGTGGCCGGGTTCCAGATCGCGGTGTTCGCGTTCGTCGGGGTCGAGCTGGTCGGCGCGACGGCGGCCGAGACCCAGGACCCGCACAAGACGCTGCCGCGTGCGGTGAACTCGATCCCGATCCGGATGCTGATCTTCTACATCGGTGCGCTGGTCATCATCTGCTCGGTCACGCCGTGGCGGCAGGTCTCGCCGGACGAGAGCCCGTTCGTCGCGATGTTCACCCTCGCGGGGCTGGCGATCGCGGCCGGCGTCGTCAACTTCGTGGTGCTCACCAGCGCCACGTCCAGCGCGAACTCCGGCATCTACTCGACGTCGCGGATGGTCTACGGGCTCGCGCTCGACGGCGACGCCCCCACCCCCTTCGGACGGCTGTCGGGCCGCAAGGTGCCGGTCAACGCGCTGCTGTTCTCGTGCGCGTTCCTGCTGATCGGCGTGGTGATGCTGTACTCCGGTGACTCGGTCATCGAGGTGTTCACCGTGGTCAGCACGATCTCGTCGGTCTGCTTCGTGTTCGTCTGGTCGATCATCCTGCTGAGCTACGTCGCCTACCGGCGCCGCCGCCCGCACCTGCACGCGGCGTCGACGTTCCGGATGCCGGGCGGCCTGGTGATGGTCGGGGCGGTCTTCGCGTTCTTCGCCTTCATCCTCTGGGCGCTGACCCAGGAGACGGACACGCTGACCGCGCTGCTGGTCACGCCGGTGTGGTTCGCCGCGCTCGGGCTGGGTTACCTCGTCGTCCGGCGGTCGCCGGACCACGCCGCACTGCGCGACCTGCACCGGCGCAAGGTGGCGGCCGAGACCGCGAGCGCCGAGCGCTACCGGTCGCGCTGAGCACGCGGCGGATGGGGCAGGCTCCGGTCATGCGTCTGCTGTTCACCGCCGTCGCCGCGCACGGACACGTCCTGCCGCTGGCCCCGCTGATGTCCGCCGCCCTCGACGACGGGCACGCGGTCGGGCTGGTCACGGCGGCCGGGCTGGCCGACGTCGTCGCGACCGAGCTGCCCGCCGGGGTGGAA harbors:
- a CDS encoding amino acid permease, which translates into the protein MTMHDNTHEFTIVGNGPVGGLERQLKGRHVQLIAIGGTIGTGLFMGSGKTISLAGPSVILVYAVIGFFLFFVMRAMGELLLSDLRYKSFRDAAGDLLGPWAGFFTGWTYWFCWVVTGIADVVAIAGYITFWWPDVPLWIPAIVFITVLVGLNLPTVKAFGETEFWFALIKIIAIVSLIVVGIAMIIDLVPGAGSASFANLYNDGGFFPTGPMGFVAGFQIAVFAFVGVELVGATAAETQDPHKTLPRAVNSIPIRMLIFYIGALVIICSVTPWRQVSPDESPFVAMFTLAGLAIAAGVVNFVVLTSATSSANSGIYSTSRMVYGLALDGDAPTPFGRLSGRKVPVNALLFSCAFLLIGVVMLYSGDSVIEVFTVVSTISSVCFVFVWSIILLSYVAYRRRRPHLHAASTFRMPGGLVMVGAVFAFFAFILWALTQETDTLTALLVTPVWFAALGLGYLVVRRSPDHAALRDLHRRKVAAETASAERYRSR